The following are encoded in a window of Sinorhizobium sojae CCBAU 05684 genomic DNA:
- a CDS encoding MarR family winged helix-turn-helix transcriptional regulator yields the protein MKKTFDVSDKLFELYHRIHRLVNESMTEEGVSLARSKFLFFLSKLGPCRSTDIACALNFAPRTVTEAIDGLERDRLVMRKPDPEDRRAKIVSITDTGRAVLEAAEHPRKQLLEEIFSALDDDQLDQLFEIVSKLVVKTDEIRKRKEAAEEQEIAAAP from the coding sequence ATGAAGAAGACATTCGACGTTTCCGACAAGCTGTTCGAACTCTACCACCGCATTCATCGTCTGGTGAACGAGTCGATGACGGAGGAAGGCGTCTCGCTTGCCCGAAGCAAGTTCCTGTTCTTCCTGAGCAAGCTCGGACCGTGCCGATCGACCGACATCGCCTGCGCCTTGAATTTCGCGCCGCGGACCGTGACCGAGGCGATCGACGGCCTGGAGCGCGACCGGCTGGTGATGCGCAAGCCCGACCCGGAAGACCGCCGCGCCAAGATCGTCTCGATCACCGACACCGGCCGGGCCGTGCTCGAGGCGGCGGAGCATCCGCGCAAGCAGTTGCTCGAGGAAATCTTCTCGGCGCTCGACGACGATCAGCTCGACCAGCTCTTCGAGATCGTCAGCAAGCTCGTCGTGAAGACCGACGAGATCCGCAAGCGCAAGGAAGCGGCGGAGGAGCAGGAGATCGCTGCCGCACCGTGA
- a CDS encoding HAMP domain-containing methyl-accepting chemotaxis protein, with protein sequence MSRLKISHTLIALFVLVTLIVATLAAASINGVRMMNERNGEIAKSWLPRVSLARALKTQLSDTRTVFARHLISLTPFEKKGAEKAIREIVSGFEKLAEDYAALATSDADKAALDKVHAAYKAYLAVADGMVKYSNDLQNMKAQHVFKVDMRVEGEKVDVAIGELLDQNLAGADAAVAASDATHQLIVTIDSIVIGLAAAIVLGSIAYAVRGVARPIQIITRSMARLAEGDAASSIPYGTRKDEIGEMARAVEVFRQAAITNQKLEEEAGIQRAEAEAERQRVTRDAEAAAQQRLREATAGLASGLQRLASGDLAFQLTEPFAPDFEQLRHDLNQAVAQLADTLAAVSVSSGSIDGRAREVSHSADDLSRRTEQQAASLEETAAALDEITVNVANSSKRTNEARTIAAQANESAHKSGAIVAGAIDAMGRIEHSSSQISNIIGVIDEIAFQTNLLALNAGVEAARAGEAGKGFAVVAQEVRELAQRSANAAKEIKELIRNSASEVEGGVRLVRETGAALRTIEGFIVTINEHMDAIAVSAREQSTGLSEVNMAVNQMDQVTQQNAAMVEEANAASATLAQEASRLRDLISRFTLAETKDHGYGSRHAA encoded by the coding sequence ATGTCCCGCCTGAAGATATCGCATACGCTGATCGCGCTCTTTGTTCTGGTGACACTGATCGTCGCCACGCTCGCCGCCGCCTCCATCAACGGCGTTCGCATGATGAATGAGCGGAACGGCGAAATCGCCAAGAGCTGGTTGCCGCGCGTTTCGTTGGCGCGTGCGCTCAAGACGCAGCTCTCCGACACGCGAACTGTCTTTGCCCGGCACCTGATCTCGCTCACGCCCTTTGAAAAGAAGGGCGCAGAAAAAGCGATCCGTGAGATCGTCAGCGGCTTCGAAAAGCTCGCCGAGGACTATGCTGCCTTGGCGACGTCGGATGCCGACAAGGCCGCGCTCGACAAGGTGCACGCGGCCTACAAGGCCTATCTCGCAGTCGCCGATGGAATGGTGAAATACTCCAACGACCTCCAGAACATGAAAGCTCAGCACGTCTTCAAGGTCGACATGCGGGTCGAAGGCGAGAAGGTGGATGTGGCGATCGGCGAGTTGCTCGATCAGAACCTCGCCGGAGCCGACGCCGCCGTCGCCGCCAGCGACGCAACCCACCAGCTGATCGTGACGATCGATTCCATCGTAATCGGCCTTGCAGCAGCGATCGTTCTCGGGTCGATCGCCTATGCCGTTCGTGGCGTTGCCCGCCCGATTCAGATCATCACCCGCTCCATGGCGAGGCTCGCGGAGGGGGATGCGGCGAGCAGTATTCCCTACGGCACCCGCAAGGACGAGATCGGCGAGATGGCGCGCGCTGTCGAGGTCTTCCGCCAGGCGGCGATCACCAATCAGAAGCTCGAGGAAGAGGCCGGCATCCAGCGCGCCGAGGCCGAGGCCGAACGTCAAAGGGTGACCCGCGACGCCGAGGCCGCGGCCCAGCAGCGCCTCCGTGAAGCGACGGCCGGCCTTGCGAGCGGCTTGCAGCGGCTCGCCTCCGGCGATCTGGCCTTCCAGCTCACTGAGCCCTTTGCGCCCGACTTCGAGCAGCTCCGGCACGACCTGAACCAGGCGGTTGCCCAGCTCGCCGACACGCTGGCGGCCGTTTCCGTCAGCTCAGGCAGCATCGACGGCCGCGCGCGCGAAGTAAGCCACAGCGCCGATGACCTGTCGCGGCGCACGGAACAGCAGGCGGCCTCACTGGAAGAAACGGCGGCCGCGCTCGATGAGATCACCGTCAACGTTGCCAACTCCTCCAAACGCACCAACGAAGCCCGGACGATCGCCGCCCAGGCGAACGAGAGCGCTCACAAATCCGGCGCAATCGTCGCAGGCGCAATCGACGCCATGGGCCGCATCGAGCATTCCTCCAGCCAGATCTCCAATATCATCGGCGTCATCGACGAGATCGCCTTCCAGACGAACCTTCTGGCGCTCAATGCCGGCGTTGAAGCGGCCCGCGCCGGCGAGGCCGGCAAAGGCTTCGCGGTCGTCGCACAGGAGGTGCGCGAGCTCGCACAGCGATCGGCCAACGCCGCCAAGGAGATCAAGGAACTGATCCGCAATTCGGCAAGCGAAGTCGAGGGCGGCGTCCGACTCGTCCGCGAAACGGGCGCGGCCCTGCGCACCATCGAAGGCTTCATCGTAACCATCAACGAACATATGGATGCCATTGCGGTCTCGGCCCGAGAGCAGTCCACCGGGCTTTCGGAGGTCAATATGGCCGTCAACCAGATGGACCAGGTTACGCAACAGAACGCCGCAATGGTCGAAGAGGCCAATGCCGCGAGCGCAACGCTGGCGCAGGAGGCAAGCCGCCTGCGCGATTTGATCAGCCGCTTCACGCTGGCCGAAACCAAGGATCATGGCTACGGGTCGCGTCACGCCGCATAG